The following proteins are co-located in the Paenibacillus sp. JNUCC32 genome:
- a CDS encoding sugar ABC transporter substrate-binding protein — protein sequence MKMKKLLTLAATFTLAFSITACGGNTAAPATEAPAETPPAQETPAENTETQELKPEEGAKLVVWESRDERAYTDAVAKEFTEKYGVEVTIEELSPTDQVTKLAQDGPSGLAADVVLFPHDNLGKAVATNLVLPNDFYEEKTKSNNTEAAIQGVSYDGVLYGYPRAAETYLMYYNKDLVKEVPTTMEEVIEFSKTFTDKSKNKYGFMFETGNLYFAYPFLASNGGYIFGNGGADVNDIGLNNEGAVKSMEVYASLKEILPVKSGDITPDIKRGLFTAGDLAMDINGPWELGGYKEALGDKLGVAPIPTIGGQPAVSFSGIKAWYVSSFTKYPQAARLFADFATSKEAQLQLSALVGSVPTNNEAQEDDQIKNDEYVSAFTEQFKSSQPMPSVPEMANVWSPVGAALAEIWDNNKDVKETLDKAVTQVKDLNSGGAGE from the coding sequence ATGAAGATGAAGAAGTTACTTACGCTAGCTGCAACCTTCACGTTGGCGTTCTCCATTACAGCGTGCGGAGGAAATACGGCCGCTCCAGCTACGGAGGCACCTGCTGAGACTCCGCCAGCACAGGAAACGCCGGCCGAAAATACAGAGACACAGGAACTTAAGCCAGAAGAAGGCGCGAAATTGGTCGTATGGGAAAGCCGGGACGAAAGAGCTTACACCGATGCGGTCGCCAAAGAATTTACCGAGAAATACGGCGTTGAAGTGACCATTGAAGAATTGTCCCCAACTGATCAAGTAACCAAGCTTGCGCAAGACGGACCATCCGGCTTGGCTGCCGACGTCGTACTGTTCCCTCACGATAACCTGGGTAAAGCCGTAGCGACAAACCTGGTTCTGCCTAACGATTTTTATGAAGAAAAAACGAAAAGCAACAACACGGAAGCCGCCATCCAAGGCGTAAGCTATGACGGCGTTCTGTACGGATACCCTCGCGCTGCGGAAACTTACCTGATGTACTACAACAAGGACTTGGTAAAAGAAGTTCCGACAACGATGGAAGAGGTTATCGAATTCAGCAAAACCTTCACCGACAAATCCAAGAACAAGTATGGATTCATGTTCGAGACAGGCAACCTGTACTTCGCTTATCCGTTCCTTGCTTCCAACGGTGGATACATCTTCGGTAACGGCGGTGCCGACGTCAACGATATCGGCCTTAACAACGAAGGCGCAGTGAAGAGCATGGAAGTATATGCAAGCCTTAAGGAAATCCTTCCGGTAAAATCCGGCGATATTACGCCTGATATCAAACGCGGATTGTTCACGGCCGGCGATCTGGCGATGGACATTAACGGACCTTGGGAGCTTGGCGGATACAAAGAAGCGCTTGGCGACAAGCTCGGCGTTGCTCCAATCCCGACGATCGGCGGTCAGCCTGCCGTATCGTTCTCCGGTATCAAAGCTTGGTACGTAAGCTCGTTCACGAAGTATCCGCAAGCAGCTCGTCTGTTCGCCGACTTCGCAACGTCCAAAGAAGCACAATTGCAATTGAGCGCATTGGTTGGTTCGGTTCCGACCAACAACGAAGCTCAAGAAGACGATCAAATCAAGAACGACGAGTATGTATCGGCATTCACGGAGCAGTTCAAATCTTCCCAGCCGATGCCTTCCGTACCGGAAATGGCTAACGTATGGTCTCCAGTAGGCGCTGCGCTGGCTGAGATCTGGGACAACAACAAAGACGTGAAAGAAACGTTGGATAAAGCTGTAACTCAAGTGAAAGACCTCAACAGTGGTGGAGCTGGCGAGTAA
- the purD gene encoding phosphoribosylamine--glycine ligase: MDILVIGGGGREHAIVWALAKSPKAGTIYCAPGNAGIGQLAECVPIAVSEFDKLAAFAVEKQVGLIVVGPDDPLAEGIVDAFDATGIPVFGPRKNAAEIEGSKTFMKDLLHKYGIPTAAYAKFDNYEEALAYLRQQGAPIVVKADGLAAGKGVTVARTIEEAEQALSDIMQSKVFGDAGSRVVIEEFLEGQEMSILAFVDGETVKPMSAAQDHKPAYDGDQGPNTGGMGTYSPLPHIQPSIIEEAIETIIKPTAKAMVAEGRPFRGVLFAGLMITPDGRPKTIEFNARFGDPEAQVVLPRLKTDLLDVFLAAVNGTLADLELEWGDETAVCVILASGGYPASYPKGIAITGLDNEQDGTIVFHAGTSRDADGTWRTNGGRVLGVVGLGADIAAARAKAYERAEAIAFEGKFNRTDIALKALQ; this comes from the coding sequence ATGGATATTTTGGTTATCGGAGGCGGCGGAAGAGAGCATGCCATCGTTTGGGCACTGGCAAAGAGCCCGAAAGCAGGCACCATTTACTGTGCGCCGGGCAATGCCGGAATCGGGCAGCTGGCCGAGTGCGTGCCGATTGCGGTATCGGAATTTGATAAGCTGGCGGCTTTCGCAGTAGAGAAGCAGGTGGGTCTCATTGTTGTCGGTCCGGATGATCCGCTGGCGGAAGGCATCGTGGATGCGTTTGACGCTACGGGCATCCCGGTATTCGGTCCGCGCAAAAACGCGGCCGAAATCGAGGGCAGCAAAACCTTCATGAAGGATCTGCTCCATAAATACGGCATACCGACAGCGGCTTACGCGAAGTTCGACAATTACGAGGAGGCGCTTGCTTACTTGCGCCAGCAAGGCGCGCCAATCGTCGTCAAAGCGGACGGGCTCGCAGCAGGCAAGGGCGTTACCGTTGCGCGGACCATCGAGGAAGCCGAGCAGGCACTCAGCGACATCATGCAATCGAAGGTGTTTGGCGATGCCGGAAGCCGCGTAGTTATCGAGGAGTTCCTGGAAGGCCAGGAAATGTCGATCCTCGCCTTTGTGGACGGAGAAACCGTGAAGCCGATGTCAGCCGCGCAGGATCACAAGCCGGCCTATGACGGGGACCAGGGGCCAAATACCGGAGGAATGGGAACGTATTCGCCATTGCCTCATATTCAGCCGTCCATCATCGAAGAGGCCATTGAGACGATCATCAAGCCTACGGCAAAAGCGATGGTTGCCGAAGGACGTCCGTTCCGTGGCGTTCTGTTTGCCGGATTGATGATCACGCCGGACGGCAGACCGAAGACCATTGAATTCAATGCCAGATTCGGCGATCCGGAAGCGCAGGTTGTATTGCCGCGCCTGAAGACCGATCTGCTTGACGTTTTCCTTGCTGCCGTGAACGGAACCCTGGCTGATCTTGAGCTGGAGTGGGGCGATGAAACAGCCGTATGCGTCATACTGGCTTCCGGCGGTTACCCTGCATCGTATCCGAAAGGAATCGCGATCACCGGCCTGGACAACGAGCAGGACGGGACGATCGTATTTCACGCGGGCACTTCTCGCGATGCCGATGGAACCTGGAGAACGAACGGGGGACGTGTCCTGGGCGTTGTCGGTTTAGGCGCAGATATCGCTGCGGCACGCGCGAAAGCCTATGAACGGGCAGAAGCGATTGCGTTCGAAGGCAAGTTTAACCGGACGGATATTGCGCTGAAAGCACTGCAATAA
- the purH gene encoding bifunctional phosphoribosylaminoimidazolecarboxamide formyltransferase/IMP cyclohydrolase yields MGIKRALVSVSDKTGVVEFCRELSSLGVEIISTGGTKNLLAKEGVPVIGISDVTGFPEILDGRVKTLHPAVHSGLLAIRDSEEHQRQMQELGLDYIDLVVVNLYPFQETIAKPDVEYEDAIENIDIGGPTMLRSAAKNHAFVSVVVDAADYGSVIEEIRGGGDTTLETRKRLAAKVFRHTAAYDTLISDYLSNVTGDPLPERFSVTYEKIQDLRYGENPHQKAAFYRKPLAPAGTLTTAEQLHGKELSYNNINDANAALQIVKEFDEPTVVAVKHMNPCGVGIGTNVLEAYQKAYNADPTSIFGGIVAANRTIDAPTADLLKDIFLEIILAPDFTPEALEILTKKKNIRLLKMGEFGSAKERQSTLAVTTIEGGMIVQESDVHSLDAADLKVVTDREPTEAELKQLLFGWKVVKHVKSNAIVLAADDMTVGVGAGQMNRVGSARIAVEQAGEKAKGAVLASDAFFPMGDTVELAAKAGITAIIQPGGSIKDEESIKAANEYGIAMVFTGVRHFKH; encoded by the coding sequence GTGGGTATCAAAAGAGCTTTGGTCAGCGTGTCGGACAAAACCGGCGTCGTGGAATTTTGCCGCGAGTTGTCTTCATTGGGTGTAGAGATCATTTCGACAGGAGGGACGAAGAACCTTCTAGCAAAAGAAGGCGTTCCTGTCATCGGCATTTCCGATGTGACCGGATTCCCGGAAATTCTGGACGGACGCGTCAAAACCCTTCATCCAGCGGTGCACAGCGGCTTGCTTGCCATTCGTGACAGCGAGGAGCATCAGCGTCAAATGCAGGAGCTGGGCCTCGATTACATCGATCTGGTCGTGGTGAACCTGTACCCGTTCCAGGAAACGATCGCGAAGCCGGATGTCGAGTATGAAGATGCGATCGAAAATATCGACATCGGCGGGCCGACGATGCTGCGTTCGGCTGCGAAAAACCATGCTTTTGTGAGCGTGGTTGTCGATGCGGCGGATTACGGCAGCGTGATCGAGGAAATCCGCGGCGGCGGCGATACGACGCTGGAAACCCGGAAGCGCCTTGCAGCCAAGGTATTCCGTCATACGGCTGCCTACGATACGCTCATTTCCGATTATTTGTCGAATGTGACAGGGGATCCGCTTCCTGAGCGCTTTAGCGTCACCTACGAGAAGATCCAGGATCTTCGCTATGGCGAAAATCCGCATCAAAAGGCGGCATTTTACCGGAAGCCGCTGGCTCCTGCGGGAACGTTGACGACCGCCGAGCAGCTGCACGGCAAAGAGCTCTCCTACAACAATATCAATGACGCAAACGCGGCCCTCCAGATCGTGAAGGAATTCGACGAGCCGACCGTGGTGGCCGTGAAGCATATGAATCCTTGCGGCGTCGGCATCGGGACGAATGTATTGGAAGCTTATCAAAAAGCTTACAATGCGGATCCGACGTCCATCTTCGGCGGCATCGTGGCCGCAAACCGGACGATTGACGCTCCGACGGCCGATCTGCTGAAGGATATTTTCCTTGAAATTATCCTGGCACCGGACTTCACGCCGGAGGCACTGGAGATTCTGACGAAAAAGAAAAACATCCGCCTGCTGAAGATGGGCGAGTTCGGCTCGGCCAAGGAGCGCCAAAGCACGCTTGCCGTAACCACCATCGAAGGCGGCATGATCGTGCAGGAAAGCGATGTGCATTCCCTCGATGCGGCTGACCTGAAGGTCGTGACGGACCGCGAGCCGACCGAAGCCGAGCTGAAGCAGCTTCTTTTCGGCTGGAAGGTGGTTAAGCACGTCAAGTCGAACGCAATCGTATTGGCGGCTGACGACATGACCGTCGGCGTAGGCGCAGGTCAAATGAACCGTGTCGGTTCCGCGCGCATTGCGGTGGAGCAGGCGGGAGAGAAAGCCAAAGGCGCGGTTCTCGCTTCCGATGCCTTCTTCCCGATGGGCGATACGGTGGAGCTTGCGGCGAAAGCCGGCATTACCGCCATCATTCAGCCGGGCGGCTCCATTAAGGATGAGGAATCCATTAAGGCTGCCAACGAATACGGGATCGCCATGGTCTTTACCGGTGTGAGACATTTCAAGCACTAA
- the purN gene encoding phosphoribosylglycinamide formyltransferase has product MRAFRMAVFASGRGSNFQALVDAQQSGALGGEISILVCDKPQAPVVELAKAANVDVFAFQPKEYASKEDYEREIAAELQQRGVELIVLAGYMRLLSPSFVEFYNGRIINIHPSLLPAFPGKDAIGQALAYGVKMTGVTVHFVDGGMDTGPVIAQKAVEIKDGDTAETLAERIHAVEQKLYSEVVSWFAQGRISLNGRNVTIA; this is encoded by the coding sequence ATGAGAGCGTTTCGGATGGCGGTGTTCGCTTCCGGAAGAGGCAGCAACTTTCAGGCTTTGGTCGATGCGCAGCAAAGCGGAGCCCTGGGCGGCGAGATCAGCATTCTGGTATGCGACAAGCCACAGGCTCCCGTCGTGGAGCTGGCTAAAGCGGCGAATGTGGATGTATTCGCCTTTCAGCCGAAGGAATATGCCTCAAAGGAAGATTACGAACGGGAAATTGCGGCAGAGCTTCAGCAGCGCGGTGTCGAATTAATTGTCCTTGCAGGATATATGCGGCTATTGAGTCCTTCCTTTGTCGAGTTCTATAACGGACGGATTATCAATATTCATCCTTCGCTCCTGCCTGCTTTTCCAGGTAAAGACGCGATCGGCCAAGCGCTTGCGTATGGCGTGAAGATGACCGGCGTCACGGTGCATTTCGTGGATGGCGGCATGGATACCGGGCCGGTTATCGCTCAGAAGGCCGTTGAAATCAAGGACGGCGATACGGCGGAAACGCTGGCAGAACGCATTCACGCCGTGGAGCAGAAGTTATACTCTGAAGTCGTTTCCTGGTTTGCCCAGGGGCGGATTTCGCTGAACGGGCGGAATGTGACGATTGCCTAA
- the purM gene encoding phosphoribosylformylglycinamidine cyclo-ligase — translation MSDTYKQAGVDIAAGNEAVERMKKHVKTTFRPEVMTDLGGFGALFKLNKDQYEEPVLVSGTDGVGTKLKLAFAMDQHDTIGIDAVAMCVNDIVVQGAEPLFFLDYLACDKVIPSKIESIVKGIADGCNQAGCSLIGGETAEMPGMYSEGEYDIAGFTVGIVDKSKMINGSNIAAGDTVIGLASSGVHSNGFSLVRKLLLEDAGYSLQQELPELGGRLGDVLLAPTKIYVKPLLGLLKEIEVKGMAHITGGGFIENIPRMLPDGVNVDIEYGAWPILPIFKLMQEKGDISNKDMFTTFNMGIGMVLVVKEQDADGALQFLRSAGEEAYVIGRVTEGERIVTFTGAEV, via the coding sequence GTGTCTGATACTTACAAACAAGCAGGCGTGGATATCGCTGCAGGCAACGAAGCGGTAGAGCGGATGAAAAAGCATGTCAAAACGACTTTCAGGCCGGAAGTCATGACGGACCTCGGTGGTTTTGGCGCACTGTTCAAGCTGAATAAAGACCAATATGAAGAGCCGGTACTCGTCTCAGGCACGGATGGCGTCGGCACAAAGCTGAAGCTTGCATTCGCGATGGACCAACATGATACCATCGGCATCGATGCGGTAGCGATGTGCGTGAACGATATCGTGGTGCAGGGCGCAGAACCGCTCTTTTTTCTCGACTATTTAGCGTGCGACAAGGTCATTCCGTCCAAAATCGAATCCATCGTCAAAGGGATCGCCGACGGATGCAATCAAGCGGGCTGTTCCCTGATCGGCGGGGAAACGGCGGAGATGCCGGGCATGTACAGCGAAGGCGAGTATGATATCGCGGGCTTTACCGTAGGCATTGTCGACAAGAGCAAAATGATCAACGGGTCGAATATCGCGGCAGGCGACACGGTGATTGGTTTGGCATCCAGCGGCGTGCACAGCAACGGCTTCTCGCTCGTCCGCAAGCTGCTTCTGGAGGATGCCGGCTACTCGCTGCAGCAGGAACTCCCGGAACTGGGCGGACGTCTTGGCGACGTACTGCTCGCACCAACCAAGATTTACGTGAAGCCGCTGCTCGGACTGCTGAAAGAGATCGAAGTAAAGGGCATGGCGCATATCACGGGCGGCGGATTCATCGAAAATATTCCGCGCATGCTGCCGGATGGCGTCAACGTCGACATCGAATACGGCGCTTGGCCGATTCTGCCGATTTTTAAGCTGATGCAGGAAAAAGGCGACATTTCGAACAAGGACATGTTTACGACATTTAATATGGGAATCGGCATGGTGCTTGTCGTCAAGGAGCAGGATGCTGACGGGGCGCTGCAATTCCTCCGCTCCGCAGGCGAAGAGGCTTATGTCATCGGCCGCGTGACCGAAGGCGAGCGCATCGTAACCTTCACGGGAGCTGAGGTGTAA